The Paenibacillus sp. 481 DNA window TAGACTTACTTACAGCAATCAAGCGTGCAGCTTTATTAAAGTGGACCCACAAGGTAGGCACATTTTAGCTGGCTTTGATCAGGACGGTGATGAGAATTATCAAATTTACGCGCTAAAGCCTGAAGGCGGCGAATTGCATAAGCTGATAGAAGCAGAGGACGCGGAAAAATTGTTCTTCGCGCAGCTGTCCGAGGATGGGAAGCGAGTGTATTACATTACGAGCGAAGCCAATCCGCAATTTTTAAATACGCGTTGCTATGATATAGAATCGGGTCAAAATGAGCTGCTTATCCAAGGTGAGGATGCGGTAACCTTTGCGAGTGCGATCAGTCCGAATGAGCAGTTGATTGCATACGTAAAGCATTTGGCTAACACGTTCACGCCAGGCTATGTGCGTGTGAATGGGGAGGATCTATGTGTCACGCCATCACCAGATGTCGTACATGTTGTCAGGGGCTTGACCTTTATTGATGATGAAACCGTTCTGTTTGCAACGGATTACGAGTCTGACTTTGGTTACTTGGCAGCGTACCATATTCCAACGCGTAAGTTCGAGGAACTGTATCGAATTCCGCAGTCCAACATTTCAGATATCAAATGGCACAAAGAAAGCCGCACCGTTATTTTGTTTACTGAGCGCGGTGTAGAAGACCAGCTGTATCGTTGGTCGCTAGATACGAAAGAGCTGGAATCTATCTCGCTTCCAGTCAGTGTTATTGAAGATTATAAAGTGGCGGACTCCGGTCGCATTTATGTGCTTGGCCGCAGTGCGACCAAGCCAACGAATATTTATCGGGAAGCGGAAGGCGCATGGGAGGCACTGACGGATAATCGGGTAGTAGGATTAACCGAAGAAGATTTGGTGGAGCCGGAAGTTGTAAAATACCGTTCCTTCGATGATATAGACATCGAAGCGCTGTTGTTCCGGGCCAAGGATGAGGTGGCTAACGGGTATACGGTATTTTGGCCGCATGGCGGGCCGCAGGCCGCAGAGCGTAAATCATTCCGCAGCTTGTTCCAAACGCTGCTAGCTAATGGCTATCATATATTCGCGCCGAATTTCCGCGGTAGTACAGGTTACGGCAGCAACTTTACTAAGTTGGTCGAGTGCGATTGGGGCGAAGGCCCGCGCAAGGACTGCCTAAAAGGAATGGAGTGGCTGTTCGAGCAAGGCATCTCCAGCCGCGACAAGCTGTTCGTAATCGGCGGCAGTTATGGCGGTTATATGACGCTGTTGTTGGCAGGACGTCATGCCGACTACTTTAAAGCAGCCGTCGATATATTCGGTGTCAGCAATTTGTTTACGTTCGTAACATCGGTGCCTGATTTTTGGAAGCCGATGATGGAACGTTGGGTCGGCGATCCGGAAAAGGATCGCGAGCGGTTTATTACCGATTCACCGATTACGTATTTGGATACGATGGTGAATCCGATGCTCGTTATTCAAGGGGCTAACGACCCGCGCGTCGTGAAAGAGGAGTCTGACCAAATTGTTGAAGCGCTGCGCAGCAAGGGCCGCGATGTGGAGTATGTCGTGCTGGATAATGAGGGGCATGGTTTCTCCAAAAAAGAGAACGAAATACTCGTTTACGAGCGTATGTTGGACTTTTTAAAACGTCATCAATATGTAGAATAGCTTAGCGGAATCATTCGAACTTATAATAAGAGATCCTTGCATGGCAGGCAGCATTAAGGTGTTGAGCACTCAGGTGTTAAGCACTCATTTGCGGTTTGGTGTGCGGGGATCTTTTTTGCTTGGCTTGGCTTTATATTTGTTCGTGGAGTAGACTGTATACTGTGTATGACTGTCCGGCTGATTAACTCCTCGCTTCGTTGCACAGATATTAACTTGTAGCTGTTCTTTATTGGCGGACAAATGACCGAATTGTCTATACCAAAGTGGACGGTACATGTACATATGGCGGGAATGATTTTGCAGGATAAAAGGTCTATATCTAGATGTGGATTCTATAGAAATCGCTATATGTGTAATCGTAATCGTGGGGAACAATGTATCTCCCTTCAGAAAAGGTGTCCACTATTTGAAAGACAGTTAAGTTTAAAAATCCACAGTAGACGGACGTGGGCGCTTTTAGAAGAACTTTTCAAAAGAACTTTTTTAAAAAAACATTTGATTTACGTTGCGGTGGGTCTGAAGCTAGTCTGAAGTTCATTTGCGGTTAGTCTAAGATTAGTCTGAATTTCATTTGTAGTTAGTTTAAGGTTAGTCAGAAGTTAGTATGTATTGAGTTTGTATTTAGTTTGTAGTTAGCTTGGAGTGAGAAAATTGAAGAATAAACATATACATAACGGGCGTGAGTGTACGGAATCTCTAGTGGGAAGCGACTTGTCCTTGACCTTGCCAGTAGACGAAGTACTGCCAGAGCTACGGGCAGCTTTAAGTATGAAATCGGGAGCTGTGTTGGTCGCAGAGCCAGGAGCGGGGAAAACGACGCGTGTTCCGCTTGCGCTGTTGGATGAGCCGTGGCTTGAGGGTAGGCGTATTTTGATGTTGGAGCCGCGGCGCATTGCTGCACGTTCATCTGCACGCTATATGGCGAAAGCGCTTGGTGAGCGTGTGGGCGAGACGATTGGTTATCGGGTGCGGCTGGATACGCAAATTAGTGAGCGGACGCGTGTGGAAGTGATTACGGAAGGTATTTTAACTCGAATGCTGCAAGAAGATGCTTCGCTTGAAGGGGTTGGTCTCGTTATCTTTGACGAGTTTCATGAGCGGCATTTGCACGCTGACCTTGGCTTGGCGCTGGCGTTAGAGTCACAGTCTGTGCTGCGCGATGACTTACGCTTACTGGTGATGTCGGCAACGTTGGAGGCGGAGTCGGTAGCTGCGGTCATGGGGGACGTACCGATTATTCGCAGCAAAGGGCGCAGTTTCCCTGTTGAGACGCATTATGTCGGGCGTCTGGGCGATATTGTTGGGGGAGCGGCATATAAGAGTGGTGCAAAAGGTGAATTCGAACGCGCAGTTGCTACCCAAGTTGAGGTTGCCTTGCGTGATCATGAAGGCGACATTATGGTATTTTTGCCGGGCGTGGGCGAGATACGGCGCGTGGAAGCGGAGCTGCGTAAGCTGGGTTGGGGTTTGAATTCAGGCTTGAATTCTGACTCTGTCTCAGGTTCTGATGCACGATTGGATTCAGATTCGGATTTAGATTCGGTTCATCGTAAGAACAAGCAGGTGCGAATTGCTCCCCTCTATGGTCAATTGCCGCAAGCCGAGCAGGATGAGGCGATTGCGCCCAATCCAGCAGGTTTACGGAAGGTAGTACTTGCGACGTCGATTGCGGAGACGAGTCTGACGGTGGAAGGTGTGCGTGTCGTGATCGATAGCGGATTGATGCGTGTGCCGAAGTTTTCACCGCGCACAGGGATGACGCGCTTGGAAACGGTAGCGGTGTCGCAGGCATCAGCAGATCAGCGGCGCGGCCGTGCAGGCCGACTTGGGCCTGGTGTTTGTTACCGACTGTGGACGGAGCAGGAGCACGGGTATTTGAAGAAGCAGAGTGTACCTGAAATGCTCGAGGCTGACTTGGCGCCGCTCGCGTTGGAGCTAGCTGCTTGGGGAGCGGATGAATCTACTTTGCAATGGATGACACCACCACCTGCTCCGGCACTGGCGCAGGCACGAGAATTGCTGACACAGCTCGGCGTCTTTGCAGCGGGCGGAAATAACGTGTTGACGCCGCACGGGCGCAAGCTGGCTGAGGTGGGTGTACATCCACGCTTGGCGCATATGATCGTGCGGGCTATTCCTCTTGGCTTGGGTGTGCTTGCTTGTGATTTAGCGGCTTTACTGTCTGAACGTGACATTGTCCGGCGAGGTGCTGCCTCTGGAAGAGCGAGTGATAGCAGGGGAAATACGGCTCTATTTGATCCTGATATGCGTTCACGGGTAGATTTGCTTAAACATGCGAGTAAGAGTGAGTCGGTTGACATCGGCGCTGTTAAACGTGTGCAGGAGGAAGCAGCTCAGTGGAGACGGGTATTTGCGATGAGGTTGGATCAGCGCAGCGGTTCGCACACGGAGCATAAAGTGGATAGTCATGCTGTAGGTTTATTGCTCGGCTTTGCATATCCTGACCGGATTGCGGAGCGGCGAACGGATGGCCGCTATTTGCTTAGTAATGGTCGGGGGGCTGCCTTTTTGTCGGCAGCGAATCGTGCTATCGGGGCAGCGGGAGCAGGAGCGGGCGCAGGTGCAGGTGTGGGTGCAGCAGGATTGGCGGGGGTAACAGGGTCGTTAATGCAAGCCCCGTATTTAGTTTGCGCTGAGCTGGACGATGTCGGCGCAGACAGCCGCATCATGTTGGCGGCTCCGGTGACGCGGGAACTGCTTGAGCAGCACTTTGCCGACAGCATCCTGCGCGAAGAGCATATCGCTTGGGAACGGACGACACAGTCCGTCCGCGTCCGCCAACGTGAGCAATTAGGTGCGCTCACGCTCAAAGACACGCAGCACCCCGCGCCAGACGCGGAAGCGGTGCTGCAAGCACTGTTGCAAGGCATCGCCCAAGAGGGGCTCACCTTGCTGCCATGGACCAAGCACGCGCGCCAATTACAGGCGAGGCTGCAATTCATGCATCGGCATCTGCCAGAGGACTGGCCCGATGCCACCGAAGAAGCACTCATCGCTTCGCTTGATGAGTGGCTCGGCCCGCACGTCTACGGCATGCGTAGCCGTGCCGACGTGCAGAAACTGAACGTCGCAGCGGCGCTTGAATCGCTACTGACGTGGGAAGCCCGCCAACAGCTTGATGCAGAGGCACCGACGCACATCGTCGTGCCAAGTGGCTCGCGTATCGCTGTTGATTACAGCAACCCTGACCAGCCTGTACTGGCTGTCAGGCTGCAAGAACTGTTTGGGCTGCAAGATACGCCGCGCATCGCTAAGGGCAAGGTGGCGCTCACGTTGCATCTGTTGTCGCCAGCGCAGCGTCCTGTACAGGTGACGCAAGATTTAAAAAGCTTCTGGGACAACACGTATTTCGAAGTAAAGAAAGACTTAAAGGGCCGATATCCGAAGCATTATTGGCCTGACAATCCGTATGAAGCTTTAGCTACACGGCGGGCTCGTCCACATCAGAGCAATTAGCTTGGTGGAAGTTACGATGCAGGTTACCTTACCTTAAATAGCTAAAGAGCAGAGCAGGATCGCTGGCTGATGTTAAGTCCGGCGCCACAAGCAAACAGCCCTTTCCAACACCATATAGGTGATGGGAGGGCTGTTAATATTCCATATCATTTCGGTGCATTTGTGTTAATTAATATCATTAAATGTTCCACATGGAACTTTTTTCGTCATTATCCAATCATAATTTTTCCTTCTGGATAACGATACAACATCGGTTCTTTTCGGTTAGCTAGCGCGTATGCGAGCGTCATGGGGCCGAGGCGTCCGATAAACATCGTGGCACAAATAATAATTTTGCCCCAAACGGTTAGCTCAGGTGTTATACCCGTAGACAAGCCGACCGTTGCTACCGCTGATACCGTTTCAAACAGAACGTCCAAGAACGGCTGCTGCTCCACAACAGCTAGCAATATCGACACGGATAGCACGAGCATGAGTGCCAAAATAATAATCGTCAAAGCTTTAATAATTTGCTCCTTCGGCAAACGGGAACGGAACAACACCGCATCTTCACGCCCACGCAACATTGCGTAGACCGCGCTAAGCAGGATCGCAAATGTAGTCGTTTTAATACCGCCACCTGCTGATCCAGGAGATGCACCTATAAACATTAAGATGATGACGAAGAACTGTGACACTTCTCTAAATTGGGCCACATCGACAGTCGTCGTACCTGAAGACCGCGCCGATATGGATTGGAAAAAGGAAGCGTACACTTTCCCTTCCATTGATAGAGGTCCCAATGTGTGCGGATTCGTGAACTCAAGCGCAAATATAAATATAGCACCAACTAGCACCAAAGCGGACGACATTGTCAGGACCACTTTAGAGTGCAAGGACAGTCGGCGTCTTTTTGGATATTCATACAGCTCTGCAAGAACGATAAAGCCAATTCCTCCGGCCATGACGAGCAAAAAGGCAACGAGGTTGAACAGGAAATCATTCGCATAGTGCTGAAAGCTATTGCCGAACAAATCGAAGCCACCGTTATTAAATAGCGATATCGCATGGAACAACGCATAATAAGAGGCCTGCGCCAGCGGCATATGGGTTGCAAAGTAGGCAGTTAGTATTAACGCGGCAACAGCTTGTATGACAGCCACAAAAATAATGACGCGGCGTACGGTGCGAACGATGCCTTCCATGCTGTTCGCGTTAATCGCTTCTTGCAGGATAAGCCGCTCGCGCAGCGACACCTTTTTCCCGAGCATTAAATAAAACATCAGCGCGACAGACATGAAGCCAATTCCGCCAATTTGCACGAGTGATATAATTACGATTTGACCAAAGGTCGAAAAAGTCGTGCCGGTATCGACGACGACAAGGCCTGTTACACAGACAGCAGAAGTCGCTGTGAACAAGGCGTCAATAAAGCTCAAAGAACGGCCAGGCTGCATAGACATAGGCAGTTTAAGTAAAAAGGTACCGATTGTAATAATGATAAGAAACCCAGTGACGAGTATGCGTGCGGGCGTCCAGTGCATTGTCTGTTGTCGCCATGAAGTCATGTGAACGTCTCCTTATGCTGCCATTCTTGTTGTAATTGATGTGAAAAAAACGTTCACTAGTATATCGTTCCCTGACAGGGTCTGTAAATATAAAAATGTACAATGTAAATGTTTACCTCTTTTTCAACGAGATGCTTGTTCGATGTACAACACCAAACGAGCATTTTAAACTTAGATTAGTGCAAAGATAAAAGCAATCTTTTTAAAAAGATTACTTAGAAAGGAGTACGATACTGTGGCAAGTTGGTTATTATTCGCATTACTGTCTGCTGTTATGGCTGCTCTCGTCTCTATTTTCGGAAAAATCGGACTTGAAGGTGTAGATGCAAATACGGCTACCGCGATCAGAGCTGTTATTATGGCGGCGTTCTTGGTTGGGGTTGTCCTAGTGGAAGGAAAAGCTACTCAAATCGGTGAAGTGCTAGCTAATCGCAAAGCGTTGCTGTTTATTGTACTTAGTGGCTTGGCGGGGGCTTTATCTTGGTTGTTTTATTTTATGGCGATAAAAATGGGGGAAGTGTCCAAAGTAGCGCCAATTGATAAGTTGAGCGTCGTATTGGCTGTGCTGTTTGCCCTGCTGTTTCTCGGTGAAAAGTTATCGCTGCTCGGAGGCATTGGTGTTGTATTAATTGGCGTGGGTGTTCTACTGACCGTAATCGGTTGAAGCTAGTTACATAAGGTTGTTGTGTGTCAAAAATGAAAACAAAGCACTCTATTATCCTAAAAATGGATCGACCAATGTGTGGAAAGGGTCGCGTCTTCGTCTAAAATATCTTACAATGAGTAAGAGCTGGGTAGTTAATTGAGAACTATACTCACCTAAATACTCAACGAAGAGGCAAATACAGACAAGACGAGGGGGAGCAGATGAGAGCATTTATTTACGTAATTATTATCATCTGTTTTATGGATATGTTTGTGCAGCTGCCCGTTATTGGGACGTTTGCACAAGGACTAGGCGCATCTTCGCTTGGCATCGGTTTAGCCATTGGGATGTACTCTTTAACGAATATGTTCGGTAATATTGCGGCAGGGCGTTGGATTGATAAGTTCGGGGGCAAGCGCGTATTGCTGAGCGGTTTTATTTTGACCGTTGGTGTACTGCTTCTGTATCCGTTCGTGCAAACGCCTGAACAGCTTATCGGACTGCGGTTTATACATGGTTTAACTGGCGGACTGCTCGTGCCGAGCGCATTCATGCTTGCTTCGCAAAATGCTGGTAGCCATAATCAAGGCAAGACGATGGCGCTGTCTGGGGCGGCTGTTGGGTTGGCCGCTATTATTGGGCCAGCTACGGGCGGTATTTTAAAGGCCAAGGTTGGCATGGATACGCTGTTCTATATGGTCGCTGGCTTGTTAGCGATCGGTGCGCTGCTCACGATGCTGTTGCCACGTAGCAGCAAAGCTAAGCAAGGTGATGCTGCGCCACTGGCAGACCGAGCAGGCATCGCTGAGTCAACGAACGCGGTTGAGCTTGCCGAAATCGCGGTAAGTGCGGCTGACGCAGCATCTGGGACACAGCGCAAGCAAACGATCGGTTTCCGTGAGCTGTTTACGCTTAAGCCTGTCGCGCAAAGCTATGCATGTGCGTTTGCGCTCATGTTCGCCATGGGATCGTTAACTTTTGCGCTCCCGCTGAAAGCGGATGGCCTAAGCTTCCCTGCACAAACATCGGGGATGCTGTTAAGTACATTTGGCATCGTGGCTATCTTAATGTTCTTGTTGCCGACGAATCGCCTGTACGACCGTGTTAATCCGCTGCGCCTTATGTTGGTTGGCGGATTAGTCGTTACCATGGCATTGCTACTATTATCTTTATTTGAGCACAAAACGATGATGTATGCGGCAATGGGCTTGTACGGACTCGGCTACGCCTTACTATTCCCATCCATGAACGCGCTGCTTACGCGCCATGTGGATGAAGCTAACCGTGGCAAAGCATTCGGTATTTTTTACGCCTTCTATTCCTTAGGCGTAGTGGCTGGTTCATCTGGAATCGGAGCTGTTACAGGTGATTATGATATTGCGATGCGGATTGGCGCAGCGTTTATGTTCATCGTCATGGTGCTCCTATTTATATGGAGCCGCATGGGTGTGTCTGCGAAGACAACAACGGAGCAGGCATCGATGTGATCGATACGTTCGATATGACAGCTGACTTATAACATATGATAAGACAACACCGCTATTTGCAAAGGTTCCGTGAAGGATGCCTTACAGTAGCGGTGTTGTTTTTTGTTTCAGCTATAGGATGTAGTTGAGCGGTCTTCGCTACTTTTTCAGAAGTTTGTTAGCCACTTTTCAAGCCACTTGCTTAGCTATTAGACCACTCTTGGAGCGTGCGATCTGAAGGTAGCAGCCATGTGAGCATGCCGATTAACGGTAAGAAGCCACAGATGAGCATCACATTTGTAATGCCATAGGTGTCGATGAAGTTGCCTAAGACGAGTGAGCCGAGGCCACCCATGCCGAAGGCTAAGCCTGTAATGAGGCCTGACACCGTACCGATGCTGCCGGGATGCAGCATTTGCGCATACACGACCACGACGGAGAAGCTGGACATTAATATAAATCCGGTTAGGAGCAGTAAGATGCTCGCCCATGTAAGACTTACGAACGGAATCGCAATCGCCAACGGTACGCCAAAGAGAAACGAGAACTTGATCACGTTCCTTTTTCCGAATCGGTCAGCTAGCGGTCCACCAAAGAATGTGCCAATAGCGCCTGATACCAAAAATAAAAATACATAGATTTGCGCGTCTTCAAGTGATAGTTGGTACTGATTCATTAAGTAAAAGGAATAATAGCTTCCCATGGCGGCGCCATACCAAGAACGGCCGAATACGATCATAACTAAGATAATCGTTGCCCATATGATGCGCTTGCGCTTGGCTGGGTCCACGCTACCGCTAGCCCGCCGCTTCGTGAACACGTAACCACTATTAAGCATGCCTTGATACCAACGGGCAATATACGTCTGAACAGCAATACCTGCCGCGGCAATGAAGGTAAACCCGATCGCACCGAATTGGCCGTACGGGATAAAGATCCACTTTGTCAATAATGGAGCCAGTGCTGATCCAGTATTGCCGCCCACTTGAAAGATCGATTGGGCTAACCCTTTACGCATGCCTGCGGCCATATGCGACACCCTTGAACCTTCGGGGTGAAAGGCTGCTGAGCCTAATCCAACTAAGGTGACTGCCAGCAGTACGACCCAGTAGGACGGGGCAAAAGCGAGCAGCAACATGCCTGTAAGCGTAAAGCACATGCCAATTGGCAGCACGAGAGGTGTTGGCCTGCGGTCCGCCGCCCAGCCAATAATCGGCTGCATAATGGCAGAGGTAAAGTTGATGGCGAACGCGATCCACCCTAGCTGGGTATATGTAAGTTGCATGTTCTGCTTCAAGATCGGAAAGATAGCCGGGATTACGGCCTGAATGGAATCGTTAAAGAGATGGACGAAACTAATGGCAAGCAAAATGCGATATACAGTTGATTGCGAAGTTGCTTGTGACTGAGCGATGGATGTTTTCTCTGTTGGTGCAGGTGTAGTGTTGGACTGTTGGAGCATGTGCATCTTTCCCTTCTAAAGTATGTGTGCAACGTCTTGCTCAAACGATGGGCACTGGGTGATGAATGATGGATGATGCGTGATGGCATAGCTACCGGGTGAGTACGGAGTAGTTATCGATAGCTTTTATATTGAAGAATCATCGGGTCATTAATGGCACCACCCATTTGGAAGATGATGTAACTCTAATCCTATTCATACAGAATATCAACACACAAAAAGGCCCGTATCCGAAGGAGAATACCATATTCTCGCCTAAGGACAGGGCCTAACGTTCACTTATGTTAAAATTTAAATATTTTATTTTTTAAAATAGAAGATGAGCGATGCCGACGATAATCGGCAAAGTAATGATCGTACGTAGCAAAAAGATAATGATTAAATCTTTCAGCGTTACAGGCAATTTAGAGCCAAGCAGCAATCCGCCTACTTCGGACATATAAATAAGCTGTGTCACCGAAAGGGCTGCAACGACGAAACGAGTCATTTCGCTCTCGATTCCAGAAGCGAGCACCGTCGGCAAGAACATATCGGCAAAGCCGACTAGTATTGTCTGCGAAGCAGCCGCAGCCTCCGGAACGCCCATCAACACGAGCAGCGGCTCAAAAGGAGCGCCGAGCCATTTGAAGATGGGTGTATATTCAGCAATGGCGACGGCTGTTGTGCCGATGGCCATGACGACAGGAATGACGCCGATCCATAAGTCGAGAATATTTTTTAGACCATTTCTAAAAAATGAACCGACACCCTCATGCTGCTCCGCCTTGTTCACCGCTTGATGCAGCCCCCAAGACAATGGCTTCCAGCCAGCTGGCAGCGTTTCGTCCTCACCAGCGGGTTTATCCTCGAAGTACGTATCCGCCTTGCGTGACAATGGTGGAATGCGCGGCATAATGATAGCCGCCACCATACCTGCCAGCGTAACCGTCACATAGAACGGTATAAACATATGTGCTAAGTTCACGTTCGACAATACGATAAACGTAAACGTAATCGACACCGCCGTGAACGTCGTTCCGATCACGGCCGCTTCACGCTTCGTATAATAGCCGAGCTCGTATTGCTTGCTCGTCATCATTACACCGATCGTGCCGTCCCCAAGCCATGAGGCCATGCAGTTAACAGAGGAGCGACCTGGCAACGTAAACAAAGGACGCATAATTCTCGTCATTAGCGTACCGAACATCTCAAGTAAGCCAAAATCAACGAGCAGCGGCAGCAATAGACCCGCCAGCATAAAGACGACAAACAGGCCAGGAATCAAGTTGTTGAGCAGCATTCCGCCAGTCTGATCAGACCAGATCCATTCGGGCCCTACTTGGAACAAGGTTGCGATCACGAAGATCACGCCGAGTGTACGTGCCGCGAACCAGAACAGTGAAATATCGAACAGCGTTCTCCACAAAGGAAGCTTTAATAAAGCGCTAGGCTTCACCCAACGAGTAATGGCTGTTCCGATCCATGCAAGCACAATAATGATAGCAGCTGCGATCGGCCACCAATCGGTTAATCCGTTCTGAATCATTTTAGCCAAAAAGGCAATGGGTACTGTAACTTGTCCGTTCAACGGAATCGGAATAACAAATAGCATAAGTCCAATCAGGGAAGGAAGCCCAAATCGCAGTAGTCCGCTTAGTGATAGGCGAGATTGTGCGGGCAACGGTGCCTGAGAGTCGTGTTTGAATGACATCTATTAAAAACTCCTTTAAAGCGTAAAAGTAGTATATTTATGCAACATCGTTTACTTTAATACAATTTATCCAAAATTCCAAGCATAAATATACGAAAAAAGGATGACAGTTATTTACTTCCTCTGGGATAGTGTTTCCTATTTTCAATAACATTGATCACATTGGCTTGACAGGGGACTTTGTGAATGTTACACTTTTCACAAGCAAGACGATAAGCCACAAACAACGCAATAAAAAAAGTCATAAATGGTGGCTAGCAAGAAGCTAAAATTTTTTAACTAAGTAAGTGAATGTATTCACATTCACAATGAAGTGAAATAATGAAAGCAAATCAAAGCAAACAAAATCATAAAATATCCTCAAACTAATAATCAGAATGAAACACATCTTAAGGAGGAATTATATATGAAAGTAGCAGTTATCGGATGTACACACGCAGGCACAGCAGCTATCGCGCAAACAGCAAAACGTTATCCAGAGGCGCAAATTACGGTTTACGAGCGCAATGACAACATTTCCTTTTTATCCTGCGGGATTGCACTATATGTAAGTGGAGTTGTACAAGATGCACAAGGACTATTCTATTCGTCCCCAGAAAAAATGGCAGAGATGGGCGTCACAACAAGGATGCGCCATGATGTACTCGATATTAATGTAGAACAGAAGACGCTGCGTGCTCGCAACTTAGAAACGCAAGAGTTGGTCGAAGACACGTTCGATAAGCTAATTGTAACGACTGGATCGTGGCCGATTGTTCCGAAGTTCCCAGGCATTGAGCTAGATAATATCATGTTGTGCAAGAACTACAACCATTCGAATATGATTATTGAAAAAGCGAAGGAAGCCAAAAACATTGTAGTGATTGGCGCTGGATATATCGGCATCGAGCTGGTGGAGGCATTCGAAGAGAGTGGCAAGAACGTCACGCTCATTGATATGAGCGACCGCATTATGTCGAAGTATTTGGACGAGGAGTTCACAGCACCCGTTGAGCAATCGTTTAAAGAGCGCGGTGTGAAACTAGCGCTGGGTGAGACGGTGAACCGCTTTGAAGGTGTTGACGGGCAAGTTGCCAAAGTGGTGACGAATGCAGGGGAGTATGAGGCAGACTTAGTCATTTTGTGTATCGGCTTTAAGCCAAGCACAGAGTTGTTCCGCGGGCAGCTTGAAATGCTCGATAACGGCGCAATTATTGTGGATGAGTATATGCGTACGAGCCATCCTGACGTGTTTGCAGCGGGCGATAGCTGTGCTGTGAAATACAATCCGACAGGCGAGGCAGCTTACATTCCGCTGGCGACTAACGCGGTGCGCATGGGTACGATTGCAGCATGCAACTTAGTGGAGCCGCGCATTCGCTCGCTTGGTACGCAAGGCACGTCGGGCATTAAGATTTACGAGCATCATATCGCTACGACGGGGATGACAGAGCAAGCAGCACTTGATGCGGGCATGAATGTGAAAGTTAGCACAATTAATGAGAACTATCGTCCGGAGTTTATGCCGACGTATGAGTTGATTACCCTCAAGATCGTATATGAAGCGGATACTGGACGCATCGTAGGCGCGCAGCTTAGCTCGAAAGTAGACTTAACGGCAGCCATCAACACGGTATCGGTGTGCATCCAAAAGGGCATGACCGTGCATGAGTTGGCTGTGGTGGACTTCTTCTTCCAGCCTCATTTTAATAAGCCATGGAATTTCTTGAACAGCGTAGCGCTGCAAACGTTGTAAGAAGCTGTACGAGGATATACAGAGCTATGCAAAGCTATACAGAGCTATACAGGATAAAAGCCGCTGCTTCGGTCACCATGTTGGTGGCTGGGGCAGCGGCTTTATCTTGTCATCTTGTCTTTTGTGACCGCATGATTTTGTGATGGGCTTCAGAGGGTGGATAGAATGAGCGGTGGTCAGAGTTGAGAGT harbors:
- a CDS encoding MFS transporter, with the translated sequence MRAFIYVIIIICFMDMFVQLPVIGTFAQGLGASSLGIGLAIGMYSLTNMFGNIAAGRWIDKFGGKRVLLSGFILTVGVLLLYPFVQTPEQLIGLRFIHGLTGGLLVPSAFMLASQNAGSHNQGKTMALSGAAVGLAAIIGPATGGILKAKVGMDTLFYMVAGLLAIGALLTMLLPRSSKAKQGDAAPLADRAGIAESTNAVELAEIAVSAADAASGTQRKQTIGFRELFTLKPVAQSYACAFALMFAMGSLTFALPLKADGLSFPAQTSGMLLSTFGIVAILMFLLPTNRLYDRVNPLRLMLVGGLVVTMALLLLSLFEHKTMMYAAMGLYGLGYALLFPSMNALLTRHVDEANRGKAFGIFYAFYSLGVVAGSSGIGAVTGDYDIAMRIGAAFMFIVMVLLFIWSRMGVSAKTTTEQASM
- a CDS encoding MFS transporter, translating into MLQQSNTTPAPTEKTSIAQSQATSQSTVYRILLAISFVHLFNDSIQAVIPAIFPILKQNMQLTYTQLGWIAFAINFTSAIMQPIIGWAADRRPTPLVLPIGMCFTLTGMLLLAFAPSYWVVLLAVTLVGLGSAAFHPEGSRVSHMAAGMRKGLAQSIFQVGGNTGSALAPLLTKWIFIPYGQFGAIGFTFIAAAGIAVQTYIARWYQGMLNSGYVFTKRRASGSVDPAKRKRIIWATIILVMIVFGRSWYGAAMGSYYSFYLMNQYQLSLEDAQIYVFLFLVSGAIGTFFGGPLADRFGKRNVIKFSFLFGVPLAIAIPFVSLTWASILLLLTGFILMSSFSVVVVYAQMLHPGSIGTVSGLITGLAFGMGGLGSLVLGNFIDTYGITNVMLICGFLPLIGMLTWLLPSDRTLQEWSNS
- a CDS encoding YjiH family protein, producing MSFKHDSQAPLPAQSRLSLSGLLRFGLPSLIGLMLFVIPIPLNGQVTVPIAFLAKMIQNGLTDWWPIAAAIIIVLAWIGTAITRWVKPSALLKLPLWRTLFDISLFWFAARTLGVIFVIATLFQVGPEWIWSDQTGGMLLNNLIPGLFVVFMLAGLLLPLLVDFGLLEMFGTLMTRIMRPLFTLPGRSSVNCMASWLGDGTIGVMMTSKQYELGYYTKREAAVIGTTFTAVSITFTFIVLSNVNLAHMFIPFYVTVTLAGMVAAIIMPRIPPLSRKADTYFEDKPAGEDETLPAGWKPLSWGLHQAVNKAEQHEGVGSFFRNGLKNILDLWIGVIPVVMAIGTTAVAIAEYTPIFKWLGAPFEPLLVLMGVPEAAAASQTILVGFADMFLPTVLASGIESEMTRFVVAALSVTQLIYMSEVGGLLLGSKLPVTLKDLIIIFLLRTIITLPIIVGIAHLLF
- a CDS encoding FAD-dependent oxidoreductase, with the protein product MKVAVIGCTHAGTAAIAQTAKRYPEAQITVYERNDNISFLSCGIALYVSGVVQDAQGLFYSSPEKMAEMGVTTRMRHDVLDINVEQKTLRARNLETQELVEDTFDKLIVTTGSWPIVPKFPGIELDNIMLCKNYNHSNMIIEKAKEAKNIVVIGAGYIGIELVEAFEESGKNVTLIDMSDRIMSKYLDEEFTAPVEQSFKERGVKLALGETVNRFEGVDGQVAKVVTNAGEYEADLVILCIGFKPSTELFRGQLEMLDNGAIIVDEYMRTSHPDVFAAGDSCAVKYNPTGEAAYIPLATNAVRMGTIAACNLVEPRIRSLGTQGTSGIKIYEHHIATTGMTEQAALDAGMNVKVSTINENYRPEFMPTYELITLKIVYEADTGRIVGAQLSSKVDLTAAINTVSVCIQKGMTVHELAVVDFFFQPHFNKPWNFLNSVALQTL